CGCGAAGCGCTCCGCCAGCGGCTCCACGCCGATGCTCACGGCGGCGTCGCACGCGTCGGGGAAGCCGAGCGGGCCCGGCCCGATGTCCACAACCGTCTTCCCCTGGAAGAACGCCGGATCGGGGATCTGCGCCTCGCGCAGCACCCGCCGCACCTCCGCGCGCGCTATCTGCCGGCGCCGCCCCTCGTAGGTGTCCGCCGTGGGCTCGCCCGGGTCGAGGAACTCCTGAACGTCGCCAGGGTTGAAACCACCATCGTGGATGATCGGATCCCACCTCTCGAGCCACCAGCGCAGCTCGGCGTCGAGGTCCGCTGCACGAGCCCGTTCGCGTCTGAGAAAGCCCACCACAGGGCACTAAGGTACGCGCATGTCCGCGGCTAGCCAGAGCGTCGCAGTGGTGGGCCTCGGCCGCATCGGCCTCCCGCTGGCGCTGTCGTTCGCGGATCGCGGGCTCGACGTGGTGGGCGTGGACAAGGTGCCGGCCGTGCTCGAGTCGATCTCGTCCGGCCGCATGCCGTTCGACGAGCCGGGCACGCAGGAGCTGCTCGATGGCGCGCTCGAAGGCCGCCGGCTGCGGCTCACGCACCGCATCGAGGAGGCGGCCGGGTGCGACCACATCGTGCTCACGATCGGCACGCCCGCCTTCAGCCACATCGAGATCGACATCTCGGACGTGCGCAGCGTCACCGACGACCTGCTGCCGGTCCTCCGCGAGGGTCACTCGCTGATCCTGCGCTCCACCGTCGCGCCCGGCACCACCGACTGGATGGCGGGGTACATCGAGCAGCGGCGCGGATTCACCGCGGGCGACGACATCTTCGTCTCGCACGTGCCCGAGCGGATCGCGGCCCACCGCTTCCTCGAGGAGATCTCAACGCTGCCGTGCATCATCGGCGGCGTCGGAACCGGCTCGGGCGCGAAGGCCGCCGAGCTGTTCGAGGTGTTCGGCACCGAGATCGTGCAGACCACGCCGGTGCAGGCCGAGCTGGCGAAGATCTGGACGAACATCTTCCGCTACGCCACCTTCGCGCTTCCCAACCTGCTGATGATGGATTGCGATCAGCACGGCGCGAACGTGTTCGAGGTGATCGACCTGATCAACCACGACTACCCGCGCGGCGGCATCGGCCGGCCGGGCCTCACCGCCGGGATCTGCCTGCGCAAGGACTTCACCTTCAGCGAAGAGCGCTCGAACGCGCCCGGGATGCTGCTCGCCGTGTCGCGCGTGCACGAGAGCGTGCCGCGCTTCCTCGTGGAGGGGCTGAAGC
The sequence above is drawn from the Thermoleophilaceae bacterium genome and encodes:
- a CDS encoding nucleotide sugar dehydrogenase, coding for MSAASQSVAVVGLGRIGLPLALSFADRGLDVVGVDKVPAVLESISSGRMPFDEPGTQELLDGALEGRRLRLTHRIEEAAGCDHIVLTIGTPAFSHIEIDISDVRSVTDDLLPVLREGHSLILRSTVAPGTTDWMAGYIEQRRGFTAGDDIFVSHVPERIAAHRFLEEISTLPCIIGGVGTGSGAKAAELFEVFGTEIVQTTPVQAELAKIWTNIFRYATFALPNLLMMDCDQHGANVFEVIDLINHDYPRGGIGRPGLTAGICLRKDFTFSEERSNAPGMLLAVSRVHESVPRFLVEGLKRRLGGSLRDRKVAVLGLTFKRDSDDTRDSLSYKLIRLLDRELAHVSRHDPFVPAESEPLDTALAGADAVVIATNHSAYEHVLSQVPRSALLVDPWNVTGSAQVFAYADELVST